In Crassostrea angulata isolate pt1a10 chromosome 4, ASM2561291v2, whole genome shotgun sequence, one genomic interval encodes:
- the LOC128182553 gene encoding charged multivesicular body protein 7-like: MDRLKPDVWDDDTRMNVLFSPFREKDLNPSSWNQKMKFWIQIIEDEHKLTNKCIIEGKYLPQMFKRKGKIPTCIETVLSEMLSLGKIRKLQNCDILQPPSGSGRKGWLTWGYDTLVKSPISWGWKTLTKESSEEDNPRYILESCLNDQCSKVLERLQCQMYCDIVNSIMEYSEVYSQCGDLCSSELEFKVVIQQLVKERKAVISTEEDSVIIKFCSQNDDKVKNITGEDLKIFRIKKTSSALMSKMETLSFVGERLKKEAIQYRNKSMKQHSLRTFKQYKRVQDRISKLSNSIDLLDDILHRIGHAASEEMVVKAIESGAQALKGINEKNDLDKVSDVMDDLNQAMQDQEEIQSEISRIDHEEEESLEASLESLLLEDGKSAVGDQQVDGRKQASSEDELSDLLAGLKLPDVPTFSPGKSKEFSEMESQSEIFVPDLSPSDKLKRSKEAV, from the exons ATGGATCGCCTCAAGCCAGATGTGTGGGATGATGATACACGgatgaatgttttgttttcaccTTTTCGTGAAAAAGATTTGAATCCTTCTTCGTGGAATCAGAAAATGAAGTTTTGGATCCAAATCATTGAGGACGAACACAAACTCACCAACAAATGCATCATTGAAGGAAAATATTTACCacaaatgtttaaaagaaaaggGAAAATACCTACTTGTATAGAAACTGTACTTTCGGAAATGCTAAG TCTCGGAAAGATTCGAAAACTACAAAACTGTGACATTCTTCAACCTCCATCTGGTTCTGGTCGGAAAGGCTGGTTGACCTGGGGATATGACACTCTTGTGAAGTCTCCGATTTCATGGGGTTGGAAAACGCTGACAAAAGAAAGTTCAGAGGAGGATAATCCTAGATACATCCTTGAGAGCTGcttgaat GATCAGTGCTCCAAAGTATTGGAAAGGCTGCAGTGCCAGATGTATTGTGACATTGTAAACAGCATCATGGAGTACTCGGAAGTGTACAGTCAATGTGGAGACCTCTGTTCCTCAGAACTGGAATTTAAGGTGGTGATACAACAGCTTGTTAAAGAAAGAAAAGCTGTGATTAGCACAGAAGAAGACAGTGTG attATCAAATTCTGCTCACAAAATGATGATAAAGTAAAGAATATCACAGGAGAGGActtgaaaattttcag aaTTAAAAAGACTTCAAGTGCACTAATGAGTAAAATGGAAACACTGTCATTTGTTGGAGAAAG ATTGAAAAAAGAAGCCATTCAATACAGAAACAAAAGCATGAAGCAACAT tcTTTGAGAACATTCAAGCAGTACAAGAGAGTCCAGGACAGGATTTCAAAGTTGTCGAATTCCATTGATCTCCTTGATGATATCTTACACAGAATAGGCCATGCTGCATCTGAAGAAATG GTTGTTAAGGCAATTGAAAGTGGGGCCCAGGCACTGAAAGGCATCAACGAGAAAAATGACTTGGACAAAGTTAGTGATGTCATGGATGACCTCAATCAG GCAATGCAAGATCAAGAGGAAATTCAGTCTGAAATAAGCAGAATTGACCATGAGGAAGAGGAGTCACTGGAAGCTAGTCTTGAGAGTCTCTTACTGGAAGATGGTAAATCAGCAGTGGGTGATCAGCAAGTGGATGGAAGAAAACAAGCCTCCAGTGAGGATGAACTCTCAGACCTCCTTGCTG gTCTTAAGCTACCAGACGTTCCCACTTTCTCACCAGGAAAGTCCAAGGAATTCAGTGAAATGGAATCACAGAGTGAGATATTTGTTCCTGATCTTTCTCCATCTGACAAACTTAAAAGAAGCAAAGAAGCTGTATAA
- the LOC128181671 gene encoding uncharacterized protein LOC128181671 produces the protein MGAAWLRCFSRGWRRFRCLSLVLLLVLSVYMYLWLTVKRRSQNQDYGGTDSMYANEVINSLLRNQTFSRDQVCNHPYLDPFEPSIMKFYRDVGSLRCSEDGNWIKVNNGTFWIDKEARLRHGKISCQYAPIYRKDEDHFRVGDKKSFDNKVISAPADVIQVSCQSGLFGAKYSNVHTTVAYNREVHERVNKASYDQLYMPLNVLMFGFDSVSRNTWLRTLPKTHKYFTEHLKGIVLKGYNIVGDGTPQALLPILTGQTEIELPEARRGKPDAKVVDGHPWIWNDFKKSGYMTQWGEDMCWIGTFNLRMLGFDKQPVDHFWRPYCQASEGLHKYNKPFCLGSERRHKVMMEWVKDGFQMYQNRLKFIFAFHSEYSHEDSSTLSWADDDLLGMLKYLEENNYLNNTMLILMSDHGARFHAVRESMQGKYEERMPYFSFRFPTWFQKKYPSEFKAFKNNANRLTTPFDIHETFRDMMKFENKPSENEKLSRGMSLFKPIPKHRSCTDADISPHWCACLGWNVVSATDPITKKAAASIVDFMNSLTEKFRSKCHSLSLKSIKSAMVMQSNPYIARFLGSADVDGRVPKESKGAVDKSALYQITLQTTPGDGVFETTVKHFASVDKFVISEREISRINRYGNAANCVYNDAPHLRQYCYCK, from the coding sequence ATGGGGGCAGCGTGGTTAAGATGCTTTAGCCGCGGATGGAGAAGGTTTCGATGTCTCTCGCTCGTCTTGCTGCTTGTGTTGAGTGTTTACATGTACCTCTGGCTGACGGTGAAACGGCGATCTCAAAACCAGGATTATGGCGGAACCGATTCCATGTATGCCAACGAGGTGATTAACAGTCTGCTTAGGAACCAAACCTTCAGTCGCGATCAAGTCTGTAACCACCCTTACTTAGACCCCTTTGAACCATCGATAATGAAATTTTATCGTGACGTTGGTTCGTTGCGATGTAGTGAGGATGGTAACTGGATTAAAGTTAACAACGGTACTTTCTGGATAGATAAAGAAGCCAGGCTGAGACACGGAAAGATTTCCTGTCAATATGCCCCAATTTATCGGAAAGACGAAGATCACTTTCGAGTCGGTGATAAAAAATCGTTCGATAATAAGGTTATCTCAGCCCCGGCAGATGTGATACAAGTTTCTTGTCAATCGGGTTTGTTTGGGGCCAAATACTCAAATGTACACACGACGGTAGCTTACAACCGAGAGGTACACGAGAGAGTGAATAAAGCTTCGTACGACCAACTTTACATGCCTTTAAACGTCTTGATGTTTGGGTTTGACTCCGTGTCAAGAAACACTTGGTTAAGAACTTTGCCCAAAACACATAAATATTTCACCGAACATCTCAAAGGCATTGTTTTAAAAGGGTACAATATTGTTGGGGACGGGACCCCGCAGGCGTTGCTTCCCATTCTTACGGGACAAACGGAAATTGAACTACCGGAAGCTAGACGCGGGAAACCCGATGCTAAAGTGGTAGATGGTCATCCATGGATTTggaacgattttaaaaagtccgGATATATGACGCAATGGGGTGAAGACATGTGCTGGATCGGGACCTTCAATTTAAGAATGCTGGGTTTTGACAAACAACCGGTGGATCATTTTTGGCGGCCATATTGTCAGGCGTCAGAAGGGCTACACAAGTATAATAAACCTTTCTGTCTCGGTTCAGAGCGAAGACACAAGGTCATGATGGAATGGGTAAAGGACGGGTTTCAAATGTACCAGAACCGCCTTaaatttatatttgcatttcattcGGAATATAGTCACGAAGATTCCAGCACATTAAGCTGGGCTGATGATGACTTGTTGGgaatgttgaaatatttagaagaaaataatTACTTAAACAATACTATGTTGATACTAATGAGTGACCATGGTGCACGATTTCATGCTGTAAGAGAAAGCATGCAAGGGAAATATGAAGAGAGGATGCCATACTTTTCTTTCCGTTTTCCAACATggtttcaaaagaaatatcctTCTGAATTTAAAGCTTTCAAAAATAATGCAAATCGTTTAACTACCCCTTTTGATATTCACGAAACATTCCGAGATATGATGAAATTCGAAAATAAACCTTCTGAGAATGAAAAACTCTCTAGAGGAATGAGTTTGTTCAAACCTATTCCCAAGCATCGTTCTTGTACTGACGCAGATATTTCTCCTCATTGGTGTGCATGCTTGGGATGGAACGTCGTTTCCGCTACTGATCCCATCACTAAAAAAGCAGCAGCTTCCATTGTTGACTTTATGAACAGTTTGACAGAAAAATTCAGATCTAAATGCCATTCCCTCTctttaaaatcaatcaaaagTGCCATGGTTATGCAGTCAAATCCATATATAGCTCGTTTCCTTGGCAGCGCTGACGTCGATGGTCGGGTGCCTAAAGAGTCCAAAGGCGCAGTTGACAAGAGCGCTCTGTATCAAATCACGCTACAAACGACGCCTGGTGACGGTGTCTTTGAAACCACTGTAAAACACTTCGCCTCTGTCGACAAATTTGTTATAAGTGAACGAGAGATTAGTAGAATAAACAGATACGGAAATGCTGCTAACTGTGTGTACAATGATGCACCCCATCTTCGACAGTATTGTTATTGTAAATGA
- the LOC128179302 gene encoding phospholipid scramblase 1-like isoform X2 — translation MEPELSRLSTVIQHEKQRMSQGARQSVILQQPLGLGSSLVGSSSTDALTDMQKRRQSVRSLRRKSINPRLDPPPGLEGLTGKGFVYVRQQMETDLRGGCGSANTYKIWNEKEEELFYVLEDTSCICRWFCGPHRQFQLEFFTPQDDLVFTLFRKSCRCDWCCCLDCVLCNHKVYVVDCLNRTLGSIKQKFGVCQGNFEVLDNDGEIVAKIFGPCCIFRCCTEITFEIWDKIGEEKLGSVNKKWEGEQDTGINVDHEYFDINFPEKMDPIEKMLIIGGAFLIDYMYFEMS, via the exons ATGGAGCCAGAATTATCCCGACTGTCAACAGTCATCCAACATGAAAAACAAAGGATGTCGCAAGGTGCCCGCCAGTCGGTCATTCTACAGCAGCCCCTGGGTTTAGGCTCTTCCCTCGTGGGGTCGTCCTCCACCGACGCCCTGACCGACATGCAGAAGAGGAGACAGTCCGTCCGCTCCCTGAGAAGGAAGTCCATTAACCCACGACTAGACCCACCCCCCGGGCTGGAGGGACTGACCGGCAAAGGATTCGTTTATGTCCGACAGCAGATGGAGACTGATTTAAGAG GAGGATGCGGGTCAGCAAATACGTACAAGATCTGGAACGAGAAAGAGGAGGAATTGTTCTATGTTCTAGAGG ATACCAGTTGTATTTGTCGATGGTTCTGTGGTCCACACCGCCAGTTTCAGCTGGAATTCTTCACACCCCAGGACGACCTCGTTTTCACTCTGTTCCGGAAGTCCTGCCGCTGTGATTGGTGTTGCTGCCTGGATTGTGTTTTGTGTAACCACAAAGTTTACGTTGTTGACTGTCTTAACCGGACTCTGGGGTCTATTAAACAGAA ATTTGGAGTATGTCAAGGAAATTTTGAAGTTTTGGACAACGATGGTGAAATCGTGGCCAAGATCTTTGGACCATGCTGTATCTTCAGATGCTGCACAGAGATAACCTTCGAG ATCTGGGACAAAATTGGGGAGGAAAAACTGGGCTCCGTCAACAAGAAATGGGAAGGTGAACAGGACACCGGAATCAATGTGGACCACGAGTACTTCGATATCAACT TTCCAGAAAAAATGGATCCCATTGAGAAAATGCTGATAATTGGCGGTGCTTTCCTTATA gattacatgtactttgaaatgTCATGA